GGTGATGATGAGCAGGTTATCCGTGGCACACTCGGGAGGCTGTTGTTTGGCAGCAATGAAGTCGGTAAACAGGTACAGGTGCTGTCTGGTGGTGAAAAAGGCCGCATGCTGTATGGTAAGCTGATTTTACAAGAACCAAATGTGCTGGTTATGGATGAACCGACCAACCATATGGATATGGAAAGCATCGAGGCGCTAAATATGGCACTGGAAAAATTTCCAGGTACATTGGTGTTTGTATCCCATGATCGTCAGTTTGTGTCCAGTCTTGCAACGCAGATTATTGAGCTAGATGGTGAAGGTGGCTTTGAATATTATCTGGGTGATTATGAAGGTTATCTGGCCAAGAAAGGTCTGGTTTGATTTATATTGACTGCCTGTTCACACAGGCAGTTTTTTTATATGGGAGATAATGATGAGTACAAGCAAAAATTCTGCGGTAAAACTGGTTGATTGTAATGAGCAGGCACACGCAGAAGCCATTTTGGCACTTTTTAATCATACGATTGCTTCTTCTACGGCTCTATATGATTATGAACCGCGTACACTGGCATTTATGCATGGCTGGTTTGCCGCCAAACGTGCGCGTAACTGTCCTGTAATCGGTGCAGTAAATGAGCATGGTGATCTGCTGGCTTTTGCCTCATGGGGTGCATTCAGAGATTATCCAGCAAATAAATATACTGTAGAGCACAGTGTTTATGTGCGTGATGACTGCCGTCGACAGGGTCTGGCGCGCATGCTGATGCAGGAACTGATTGAACGTGCACGCAAGGCTGATATGCATGTTCTTATGGGGGTGATTGATGCGGCTAATAGTGGCAGCATCGCCCTGCATGAACAGCTGGGTTTCACTCATGTAGGCACGCTACCACAGATAGGATTTAAATTTGGCCACTGGCTGGATGCGGCTTTGTATCAGCTGACTTTGGATACCCCTCTTAGACCAATAGACGGTTGATAAGAAGTAAGAAGAATATGGACAGCATATCTATGCTGTTTTTTTATTGGCAGTACTTCAATATGACTTCTTTATAGTATTTTTCAGACGAATTTTAGCCACCACTGTATGCAAAACAAGCCGAATATGGTGAGCAGCAGAGAACCGCCTGTATGTAAAAGCATATGGGTGAGTGCAAGAACATAGCGGTGGGACTGAAGTAATTGTACTGATTCCATGGAAAAGGTTGAAAACGTGGTTAATCCGCCCAGAAACCCTGTAATAACGAACAAGCGCCATTCGGGGGCTATGTTTACGAAATGTAGAAACAGACCACTTGACAACCCGATCAAATAAGCGCCAATCCAGTTTGCAGCTAAGGTGCCATAGGGTAGAGTGGAATGAATGGTGTTTAGACTGATACTTAATAGCCAACGTACAACAGCACCCAGTGCCGCACCACCAGCAATCGCAAATATGGACCGATACATAAACAAACTACCGAAACAGGATACAGATTCATTTATTTTACGCTAAAGCAGCGTCACTAATATTGTCAACTACAGTTGAAATGGCTACGCTAAGGTTCTCAACTACACTAAAAAATTTATTCTTATGAATCTAACCGAAACTAAAATCAGCAGTGAAGAAGTTTATCATGGTACCTTTATAAATGTATTTGAAGATACTGTTTGTCTGCCCAATGGTAATCAGGCGCAACGGATAGTGGTGCAGCATCCAGGTGCAGCTGCAGTGTTGGCGGTAACATCAGAACAAAAAGTAGTATTGGTGCGTCAATGGCGTTATCCGGTAGGGGAAGCCTTACTTGAGATTCCCGCTGGTAAGCTGGATGGAAAAAATGAAGATCCGGCTCACGCTGCTGTGCGTGAATTGGCTGAAGAAACCCCTTATACAGCCACAGAAGTTAAACTAATTTACACTTTTTACACCGTTCCAGGCTTTGGTGATGAAAAAATGTATCTTTATCTTGCTGAAAATGTGCAAGCTGATAGTAAGCTGAGCGCAGACGAAGATGAGATAATCGAGCCTGTTTTGCTCAGTAGGGAAGAGGTGCGTAAAGCGTTGGCCAGTAATCAGATTCATGATGGTAAGACATTGATTGCGTTGCAATATTGGTTATTGTATTGCTAAAGTTGGAGTGGGCTGTGATGCAGATTCTTCCGATACCCGCCTTAACTGATAATTATATCTGGCTGTTACATCAGGAAAAGCAGGCTGTTGTAGTAGATCCCGGAGAAGCGCAAGGTGTCATTGATTATCTGATTGCGCATGAGATAACTCTAAGTGCCATCTGGCTGACTCATACACATTATGACCATATCGACGGGGTTTCTGCTTTGTTACAGCAGTTTCCACGGTGTGTGATTACTGGGTCGGATAGATGGAGGCTGGTAAACTGGCCAGTTACAGAAGGGAGTCGGTTTGCAGCTTTCGGACAACAGGTATCCGTATGGCACATACCTGGGCACACAGAAGATCATCTGGCTTATATACTCACCGATGATGAGAGCCGGCAACATGTGTTTTGTGGTGATACACTTTTCAGTGCAGGTTGCGGGCGGGTGCTTCCCGGAGCCATGGCCAAAATGTTTGCCAGTTTGCAACGTCTAAACAGTCTTTCACCTAATACATTGTTCTATCCGGCACATGAATATACTGCGGCCAATCTAAGATTTGCGCATGCAGTTGAGCCGGATAATGAGGCAATCCAGAAAGCCTCAAGACAAGCTGAAACGCCGCCAACTCTGCCGGTTACATTAGTTCATGAACGCACTATCAACCCTTTTTTACGTATCAGCCAGCCGCAGGTAATCGCCGCTGCAATACAACATAGTCTGCCGCGACAAAATGCTAATCAGCCGCTGGCTGTTTTTACCTGCTTACGCGAATGGAAAAATCAATTCTGATTCCGATGCCGATTGCAGCATGTTATCATTAAGGCAGCATAATAACGAAGGAATAAATGAGTTGAAACAAGGTTGAATGCCTGATAAAGATGATATTGGACTGAAAAAATCAGGGAGCATTCAGCTTGTCAACTGCCGAAATATGAATACAACATCTCGATACAGGATGACCTGGAAACAACTGTTAAGTACCCAGCGTTTTAAACCGAACAATGGCAGTATCGTCCCAACCGTAACCGCGTCCAGTGAAGAAGGTGCAGAAGCTTTACGTACAGATTTTCATATAGACTATGACCGTGTGGTGTTTTCCAGTGGTTTTCGCCGGCTAGCACGTAAAACACAGGTGCATCCATTTGCTTTACATGACCACACACACAATCGCCTGACACACAGTGTAGAAGTGGCTAGTGTGGGACGTAGTCTGGGGAATCGAGTCGGCGTAATGCTTGCAAATGGTGATTTTTTACCACCAGACAGTCACCCAGCTGATATCGGAGCCATTGTACAGGTGGCTTGTTTAGCGCATGATTTTGGCAATCCGCCATTTGGACATACTGGTGAAGAGGCTTTGCGTGAATGGTTCCGTGATCCGCAACATGCACATTATTTACATAAACTCAGTGCCGTTGAACGCAATGATATTGAAACTTACGAAGGTAATGCTCATAGCCTGCGTCTGGTAGCTAGTCTGGAAATGTATCAGAATGATGGCGGAATGCGGCTCACAGCGGCGGTTATCGGCGCTTTAATGAAATATCCTTGGACAAGTTCAGCACAAAAAGGGCGAAGTAAATTCAATATTTATCAGACTGAACTGCCTTTTATTCGCTGCGTAGCACAACAGCTAGGCTTGCTTACTGCGGGTGAGAATCAATGGGTACGGCATCCTTTATCCTATCTGATGGAAGCGGCTGATGATATTTGCTATGCATTACTCGATCTAGAAGATGCAGTCGAACTGGAACTATTGCAGGTAAAAGAAGTTGAGCAAATTTTATCTAGACTGATCAATCAGGAATATAACTTGCATTCAGACACTAGTCAGGCGCACTGTGCACGATTGCGCGGTATCGCCATTGGCCGTGCTGTAGATGATATCGCGCATACCTTTATCAAGTATCATGGAGATTTATTAAACGGCGAATTTTGCGGTAAAGATCTTATTGAGCTGGCAAGTCCTGATGTTAGTGATGCGCTTAATGCTGCTAAGGATTTGGCATGTAAACGCATATTTCGTCATCAGAGCAAATTAATTACCGAAATCGCTACTTTCCCCTGTCTTGGTTCGATATTGGGTCTGCTGGTACCAGCAGTACATGACTTTATTAAAACCGACAAAATGAGCAAGCGGCAGGAGCTGGCTTTGTCATTATTGAAAGAGCAGAAACTAACTCGTGACGATAATTTGTATCAGGCTTATATGAAAGTGCTGGATTTTGTTGGCGGGATGACGGATAACACAGCAGCGAAGCTGGCACGCGAAGTGTCGGGTATTGGCATGTTGTAATTATTAGCACTGATTAAATGGATAAATAATTATTTAAATCATGTGTATAAATATTATTTTTAATTTTGTGCGGTTTTTTTTCTTGCCAAAAAGCAAATTATTGCGTATTATCGCGCTTCTTGATTTTCGGTGACTCTTAAACGAGTTCGAAAGCAGTGCACCCGTAGCTCAGTTGGATAGAGTATCTGGCTACGAACCAGAGGGTCGGGCGTTCGAATCGCTCCGGGTGCACCATCAAGCTAACGCGCCCATCGTCTAGCGGTTAGGACATCGCCCTTTCACGGCGGTAACCGGGGTTCGATTCCCCGTGGGCGTGCCAGATTCTAAAAACCTGTTTGATTGTTCAAACAGGTTTTTTTATTTTCTTATTTAGAAAAAAGAATAATCTGACTATTTGTAGGTGATAAAATACAGATACAGTGATATGTTTTAGATAAATATTTGAAATATTAAATAATTCATGATTATTATAGAATCAGGCTGAAATCACAATTGCATTTTATAAATGAGATATACATCTGCTAACGTAGAATGTATGTTTATCAGTTATGCTTGAAGCTATTACTGTTGAATAACGGCCACTTGAAATCAATTTCGGATTTTGTCTTAACCGATGATAGTTGCTGGTTTGCTCTCCCAAATATCATTCAAGTATAAGATGGCATAAAAAAATAAGAAATAATTTTAAAAAATATATAAATACAAATGATATTAATATATTGATAAATAATGAAATCATTATAATTATATTCAATAATCCTAAACAATTCATTCAGACATCGATAGATAAAACGAGCTAAAGAATGCACAGATAAATCTTGAGCGGGATTTTGAACTTATAAATGATGAAAAACTTAAAAAGGGATTGATTTTTATAAAAATTGTGTGCAAGTAAAGTGTTAGTAGGATTTTAAATCCCGTAACCATCATCCTTTATACACCAAGATAAGCAGCTCGTTGCGCCAGCCAGCGCTGTAAATGCTTTCTGACCACTTGTGGTTGCTGATTAATCAGCAGTGGTGCCAGATTGCGGGCTTTTTCCAGTAAGGGCAAGTCCTCTTCCAAATTTGCAAAACGCAGCATTGGTACACCGCTTTGACGCGCGCCAAGAAACTCTCCCGGTCCACGGATATTCAAATCCTGCCGAGCAATCTCAAATCCATCGGTATTTTCATAAATCACTTTCAAACGGGCTTTTGCCAAATCGCTCAACGGTTCACTAAACAATAAAACACAGCGACTGGCCGCAGAACCACGACCCACACGACCACGTAGCTGATGCAGCTGCGCTAGCCCCATCCGTTCTGCATGTTCAATGACCATCAAGCTGGCATTTGGGACATCTACACCCACTTCAATGACCGTTGTGGCTACCAGCACCTGTATCGTGCCAGCCGCAAATGCGGCCATCACTTCTGCTTTTTCCGTCGATTTCATGCGCCCATATATCAGGCCAATGTTTAGCTGGGGTAATGCCGCTTGTAACTGGGCAACGGTATCAACTGCCGTCTGTAACTGTAATGTTTCCGACTCTTCGATTAACGGGCACACCCAGTACACTTGCCGACCCTGAATGCAGGTATGTTGTACCAGTTTTTCAACTTCCTGCCGACGCGTACTGTTGACCAGTCGGGTCACTATAGGGGTGCGTCCCGGTGGTAATTCATCAATAACTGAGACGTCCAGATCAGCAAAGAAGCTCATGGCTAATGTGCGTGGTATCGGTGTAGCAGACATCATCAACTGATGTACATCACTGCCCTTATTTTTCAGTGCTAAACGTTGAGCTACGCCAAAGCGGTGCTGTTCATCAACAATGACTAAACCCAAATTATGAAACGAAATATCTTCCTGAAACAGGGCATGTGTACCTACAGCAAGTTGCATTGTTCCATTTGCCAGCTCTGTTTTGGTTTTTTCTCTAGCTTTTTTGCGCACACTGCCCGAGAGCCAGCCAACTGTTATGCCTTGAGAGGCAAACCATTGTTGAAATTTCAGATAATGTTGTTCTGCCAGAATTTCTGTGGGCGCCATTATTGCAACCTGAAAACCTGCTTCCACCGCAATAGCGGCGGCCAGTGCACATACAATGGTTTTACCACTGCCTACATCTCCCTGTAATAGACGATGCATTGGATGTGTTTGTGCCAGATCGGTTTTGATTTCATTAATAGCACGTTGCTGGGCACTGGTTAAAGCAAAACCTAAATTTGTCTGTAGAAGCTTGCTGATGTGTCCATCACCAGATAAAGCTGCAGCATGTCCTTTTAATCGCTGCTGGCGTGCCAGCCGCATCGATAGTTGCTGTGCCAGTAACTCATCAAATTTCAATCGTTGCCAGGCAGGTAAGGTGCCTTGATGTAAATCCTGTACTGAGTATTCTGGTGGAGGAGAATGCAGAAATTTCAGACTTTGTAATAATGGTGGTAAGTGCAATTGCTGCAATAGCTCATCAGGTAATGTATCGTCGTCAGGCAGATGTTTCAGTGCGGCCTGAATCAGCCGCCGCAATGCAGGTTGATTCAGGCCATTAACCGTGGGATAAACAGGAGTTAGACTTTCTGATAGTCCTTGCTCAATATCAGTGCGGATTTTTGGATGCACCATTTCATCACCAAAAAAACCGTGTCTGATTTCTCCCAACGCCCGAATCACTTTCCCTTCTGCTAGTTGCTTTTGCTGACTGGGGTAAAAGTGAATAAATCGCAGATACAGAACATGTCCGGATAAATCTTGTACTTGTACGATTAACTGCTTACGGGGACGAAACTGGATTTGCTGATGAATGACCGTGGCTTCAATCTGTACGGGAATACCGGCACGAGCATCGGCAATTGGGGTAATATGAGTTTCATCCTCATAGCGTAAAGGCAGATGCAGAGCCAGATCCCAGATATTATTGATATTGAGCTTGGCCAGTTTAGCCTGCGTGGCGGTACTGACAGGGAAAGGAAAATCTGCTGTAGACATGGTCAGACAGTTAAGAAACAGGAAATATCCTAGTTAACATAACACGATTACACGCATCATGCTATTCCTGCTGATACCATGTAGATGTAATAATTAAGAAACTTTGGCTGCCAAATAGTTTTTTATGAGCAAAACCAGAAATAGAGTTATATTAAGTATAAAAAATACCCGTTTTACAGATCGAGTTTTAATTTCGCTGCAAAACGGGTAATGTTTAGATTAATTAATCCTGCCTCTCTACCTGAGATACATCACGAACTGCACCAGTATCGGCACTTGTAGTCATGGCGGCATAAGCGCGCAATGCAACGGAAACATGGCGTTGACGTTTTACCGGTTTCCATGCACGAGCACCACGGCTTTCCATTTCTGCTCGACGCTGCGCTAATTCTGCATCGGTGACTGCCAAATGTATGCGTCGCTGCGGAATGTCTATTTCAATGATATCGCCCTCATGCACCAGCCCAATATTGCCACCTTCGGCTGCTTCAGGAGAAGCATGTCCGATAGACAAACCGGATGTACCACCGGAAAAACGGCCGTCGGTGAGTAGAGCACAGGCTTTGCCCAGACCTTTGGATTTCAGGTAACTGGTCGGGTAGAGCATTTCCTGCATACCGGGCCCCCCTTTGGGACCTTCATAACGAATAACGACAACATCGCCAGCCACAACCTGATTACCCAGTATCGCTTCAACAGCCTCATCCTGACTTTCAAATACACGGGCACGGCCAGTGAATTTCAGAATACTATCGTCGACACCGGCGGTTTTCACCACACAGCCACGTTCAGCCAGATTACCAAACAACACTGCCAAACCGCCATCCTGTGAGTAGGCATGCTCTTTATCACGAATACAACCGTTTTCGCGATCTAAATCAAGCTCAGGCCAGATGCAGCTTTGTGAAAAAGCCTCAGTAGAGCGTACACCACCCGGAGCCGCCTGATAACGGTGACGGGCATCAGTATTGGCTGGATCGCTGATGTCCCAATGTAAGATGGCTTCGGCCAATGTAGGCATATGTACAGTGTGTACACTGGTATCCAGCAAGCCGGCACGATTTAGCTGGGACAGTATAGCCATCACGCCTCCGGCGCGATGAACATCTTCCATATGATATTTTTGTGTGGCCGGTGCCACCTTGCACAGACAGGGTACATGCCGGCTCAACTGATCAATATCTGCCATTTTAAAATTCACACCAGCTTCAGTCGCAGCGGCAAGTAGGTGTAATACCGTATTGGTAGAACCTCCCATGGCAATATCCAGACTCATGGCATTATTGAACGCAGCCTTTGTTGCAATACTTCGTGGCAGCACACTGCTATCATCCTGTTCATAATAGCGTTTGGTAAGCTCAACAATTCGTCGGCCGGCCTCAAGGAACAGTTCTTTGCGTAGACTATGAGTGGCCAATAGTGAGCCATTACCGGGTAAAGATAAGCCCAGTGCCTCTGTCAGGCAATTCATAGAATTAGCGGTAAACATACCCGAACATGAACCACAGGTTGGGCAGGCACTGCGCTCCACTTTAGCAACGGTTTCATCGCTGATTTTATCGTTACCGGCCTCAATCATGGCATCAATCAGATCCAGTTTGCGTGTGTGCTGCTGGCCGTCTGTAGTGGCGATGATTTTACCGGCTTCCATAGGGCCACCAGAAACAAATATAGTTGGAATATTGAGACGCATTGACGCCATTAGCATGCCCGGGGTGATTTTGTCACAATTGGATATGCACACTAAGGCATCAGCGCAATGCGCATTAACCATATATTCAACGCTATCTGCAATCAAATCGCGTGAGGGTAGGCTGTAAAGCATACCTTCATGCCCCATGGCGATGCCATCATCTACGGCAATAGTATTAAATTCTTTAGCGATCCCGCCGGAACGCTCAATTTCACGTGCAACCAATTGACCGATATTGTGTAGATGTACGTGGCCTGGTACAAATTGAGTAAAAGAGTTGGCAATAGCGATAATTGGTTTGCCAAAATCTTGATCGGCGACACCGGTGGCGCGCCATAGTGCACGCGCACCGGCCATATTTCGCCCGTTTGTGGATGTCTGCGAACGGTATTGTGGCATGATGCATTCCCTTGTATTGTTTTTTATGTGTAAATGTAAAACAACTGTCAGCTATGGTACGCAGGCAGTTGATGTTTGTAAACTCAAAGCATGCTCTGATTACAATTGTTTTGGCTAGATAGTCTTCAAGCGTACGATGGAAATTCTCAGTATGAAACGCATTATCATACAAATGACATAAAAATAGTGCAATCAGATTGGGTTGATTCAATGTAGGAATGATATCTGGATAGATAATCAAATTTATTGTTAGATTAATGACTATTAGCCCAAAAAAGACAATACAGAACGCATTAAAACTGTCCCTATAAACCTGGGATTGTTTCTGTTAATCACGATCACTATTATGACTATTAGTTTTTGCCAAATTTTTGCCTTTTGGTACTCATTAATATACTCTGGCCAAAAAAAAAGATTATAAAGGTAAAAAAACACCTAATACGATATCGAATTTTTGAGCCATTTTGCTGTGGAATATTACACCAAAAAGGTAAATAAAATCGTTCCTAGCATTAATCACAGATATAAAATAAGTCAGTTAACGATAACCGTTATGGTACGTTTCTAAGGTGAAGCTAGTTCAACTTTAATTTCAGACTCATCGAATGAAAACGGCTCATATAAATATTTTGTGATTAAAAATTGGAAATTATCAGTTATATATATTGATAAGATTCAGAACCAATAACAGCTGACAATGTGTAATATGATAATACTTATAAGAATCAACAGATGATAAAACGGTTAGCCGACTCGATATACATTAAAACCTAGTATAAACAATTATTTTAGAAATAGTTCCAAATGACGCTGAACTTAGTATCTTATTATTTTATGGTAATATATTATTAACTGATATTAATGAGCGCATATTGCAAAATATTTAGAAAAATTTTTTTTAAACTAATTTTCTTGATTTGCATAAATGTATTTGGTAATTTTTGTATTAAAAACATAATTTGATTAATTATTTAAATTTATATAATAAGGTGAGTGAAAGCAAAGCATGATATGAATAAAGTTGTTTTCTATATTGATTATCTGTGAGTTGATAGAGCAGCTTATATCACTGCTCTATCTGATTTGGTTAACTGACTCACTAATGCTTGTCATCATAGTTTAAAACAGTCTATGTTGTTTTAAAAATAAATTTATACATAAAAATATTTAGTTAATTAACACATACTATGTTTAGTTATTAACTTTGATTACTATTGTGCGGGCTAAATAATCCTGAAGTGTACGATGGAGGGTTTTTTTTCTAAAAAGCATTACTAGCAGAATAAATGGTATTAGATATTCAAAAAAATTACTGGTTAATGTGTCAGGAAAATTTAAGAGACCCACAAAAACAAACGTTAATATTAACGAAACAATAGTGGCAATCATATTAAAAACCATTTCACGGAGTAAAACTGTACCGATAAATCCAGGATTTCGTCCATCCATGCCAATAACTTTGATATTCATCATCCGCTTGCCTAACGATTGACCTTTTTTACTCATTAATATAATTTGCCAGATTCCATAAATGGTTAGCGGTATCATTATCCATAATACAGGACCTATCAGATTATAACCTATAGATTTTGATCGAATCATTTCTATGATAAGGATGATTATTCCTGGTGTTACAACTATCGATGTCAACAGAGTATTGATGATGTAGGCGGCAATTCTGTTCCACGGACTAGCCAGTTCAACTTCTGTTTCTTTTTCAGACTGAGCATCCACGAGATTAGAATAAAAATTTTCGAGGTTATTAGGCATAATAATTGTCTATCGGTTATTGTAAAGGATGGGTTAAGTTTATAATTCAATGCTATTATTTAAGCATTTAAAATCAAATATTCTAAAGATTGCTATTTGTTTTTTCAACGTTTTGAAAATTAATATTCAAAATAGTTGCTGAATTTCTATGTATTTTTTCTTAAGTTTTTAGATGTAAGTGGTATGTCAATATAAGAAATAGTTGTAGCGTAATTTTTACTTAATCGACATTAATTATACAATCACAAATACAGTTGCTCATTTAGGGAGTGTAATTCTGATTCTTTCATCTTTAACGGTATTTTTAGTAGAAACAACAATGGTACCAGCCATAAAATCCTGAAATGTACGTCGGTTCCATTTTTTAATAAATACCATAGCAGGAACTAACATAAATACAAAATATCCGATACCGAGTGTGATTAAACTAAAAACAATTACCAGAATTTGATAAATTAATTCACGCAAAATTACATTACGGGCAAAGCCTGGATTTTCTCCATTTGTTCGGATGACCCAGATTTTAAGTATGCGTTTACCTATAGATTGTCCGTATTTGCTCATCCAGTAAACCTGCCATAAAGTATAAACAATCAGTACAATAAAGGTTAAACCAATAATAAATTTTGTGGCAGGCTGGCTTATCCAGCTTACAAAATCTAGATTTTGATACTGATG
This portion of the Snodgrassella alvi genome encodes:
- a CDS encoding N-acetyltransferase family protein, whose protein sequence is MSTSKNSAVKLVDCNEQAHAEAILALFNHTIASSTALYDYEPRTLAFMHGWFAAKRARNCPVIGAVNEHGDLLAFASWGAFRDYPANKYTVEHSVYVRDDCRRQGLARMLMQELIERARKADMHVLMGVIDAANSGSIALHEQLGFTHVGTLPQIGFKFGHWLDAALYQLTLDTPLRPIDG
- the crcB gene encoding fluoride efflux transporter CrcB; the protein is MYRSIFAIAGGAALGAVVRWLLSISLNTIHSTLPYGTLAANWIGAYLIGLSSGLFLHFVNIAPEWRLFVITGFLGGLTTFSTFSMESVQLLQSHRYVLALTHMLLHTGGSLLLTIFGLFCIQWWLKFV
- a CDS encoding NUDIX hydrolase codes for the protein MNLTETKISSEEVYHGTFINVFEDTVCLPNGNQAQRIVVQHPGAAAVLAVTSEQKVVLVRQWRYPVGEALLEIPAGKLDGKNEDPAHAAVRELAEETPYTATEVKLIYTFYTVPGFGDEKMYLYLAENVQADSKLSADEDEIIEPVLLSREEVRKALASNQIHDGKTLIALQYWLLYC
- the gloB gene encoding hydroxyacylglutathione hydrolase, yielding MQILPIPALTDNYIWLLHQEKQAVVVDPGEAQGVIDYLIAHEITLSAIWLTHTHYDHIDGVSALLQQFPRCVITGSDRWRLVNWPVTEGSRFAAFGQQVSVWHIPGHTEDHLAYILTDDESRQHVFCGDTLFSAGCGRVLPGAMAKMFASLQRLNSLSPNTLFYPAHEYTAANLRFAHAVEPDNEAIQKASRQAETPPTLPVTLVHERTINPFLRISQPQVIAAAIQHSLPRQNANQPLAVFTCLREWKNQF
- a CDS encoding deoxyguanosinetriphosphate triphosphohydrolase; amino-acid sequence: MTWKQLLSTQRFKPNNGSIVPTVTASSEEGAEALRTDFHIDYDRVVFSSGFRRLARKTQVHPFALHDHTHNRLTHSVEVASVGRSLGNRVGVMLANGDFLPPDSHPADIGAIVQVACLAHDFGNPPFGHTGEEALREWFRDPQHAHYLHKLSAVERNDIETYEGNAHSLRLVASLEMYQNDGGMRLTAAVIGALMKYPWTSSAQKGRSKFNIYQTELPFIRCVAQQLGLLTAGENQWVRHPLSYLMEAADDICYALLDLEDAVELELLQVKEVEQILSRLINQEYNLHSDTSQAHCARLRGIAIGRAVDDIAHTFIKYHGDLLNGEFCGKDLIELASPDVSDALNAAKDLACKRIFRHQSKLITEIATFPCLGSILGLLVPAVHDFIKTDKMSKRQELALSLLKEQKLTRDDNLYQAYMKVLDFVGGMTDNTAAKLAREVSGIGML
- the recG gene encoding ATP-dependent DNA helicase RecG, coding for MSTADFPFPVSTATQAKLAKLNINNIWDLALHLPLRYEDETHITPIADARAGIPVQIEATVIHQQIQFRPRKQLIVQVQDLSGHVLYLRFIHFYPSQQKQLAEGKVIRALGEIRHGFFGDEMVHPKIRTDIEQGLSESLTPVYPTVNGLNQPALRRLIQAALKHLPDDDTLPDELLQQLHLPPLLQSLKFLHSPPPEYSVQDLHQGTLPAWQRLKFDELLAQQLSMRLARQQRLKGHAAALSGDGHISKLLQTNLGFALTSAQQRAINEIKTDLAQTHPMHRLLQGDVGSGKTIVCALAAAIAVEAGFQVAIMAPTEILAEQHYLKFQQWFASQGITVGWLSGSVRKKAREKTKTELANGTMQLAVGTHALFQEDISFHNLGLVIVDEQHRFGVAQRLALKNKGSDVHQLMMSATPIPRTLAMSFFADLDVSVIDELPPGRTPIVTRLVNSTRRQEVEKLVQHTCIQGRQVYWVCPLIEESETLQLQTAVDTVAQLQAALPQLNIGLIYGRMKSTEKAEVMAAFAAGTIQVLVATTVIEVGVDVPNASLMVIEHAERMGLAQLHQLRGRVGRGSAASRCVLLFSEPLSDLAKARLKVIYENTDGFEIARQDLNIRGPGEFLGARQSGVPMLRFANLEEDLPLLEKARNLAPLLINQQPQVVRKHLQRWLAQRAAYLGV
- the ilvD gene encoding dihydroxy-acid dehydratase, with the protein product MPQYRSQTSTNGRNMAGARALWRATGVADQDFGKPIIAIANSFTQFVPGHVHLHNIGQLVAREIERSGGIAKEFNTIAVDDGIAMGHEGMLYSLPSRDLIADSVEYMVNAHCADALVCISNCDKITPGMLMASMRLNIPTIFVSGGPMEAGKIIATTDGQQHTRKLDLIDAMIEAGNDKISDETVAKVERSACPTCGSCSGMFTANSMNCLTEALGLSLPGNGSLLATHSLRKELFLEAGRRIVELTKRYYEQDDSSVLPRSIATKAAFNNAMSLDIAMGGSTNTVLHLLAAATEAGVNFKMADIDQLSRHVPCLCKVAPATQKYHMEDVHRAGGVMAILSQLNRAGLLDTSVHTVHMPTLAEAILHWDISDPANTDARHRYQAAPGGVRSTEAFSQSCIWPELDLDRENGCIRDKEHAYSQDGGLAVLFGNLAERGCVVKTAGVDDSILKFTGRARVFESQDEAVEAILGNQVVAGDVVVIRYEGPKGGPGMQEMLYPTSYLKSKGLGKACALLTDGRFSGGTSGLSIGHASPEAAEGGNIGLVHEGDIIEIDIPQRRIHLAVTDAELAQRRAEMESRGARAWKPVKRQRHVSVALRAYAAMTTSADTGAVRDVSQVERQD
- a CDS encoding RDD family protein, encoding MPNNLENFYSNLVDAQSEKETEVELASPWNRIAAYIINTLLTSIVVTPGIIILIIEMIRSKSIGYNLIGPVLWIMIPLTIYGIWQIILMSKKGQSLGKRMMNIKVIGMDGRNPGFIGTVLLREMVFNMIATIVSLILTFVFVGLLNFPDTLTSNFFEYLIPFILLVMLFRKKTLHRTLQDYLARTIVIKVNN
- a CDS encoding RDD family protein: MQNKSNIKVSVSNLGIHQQSCPALPKDGLELASPAHRMSAVMINQVLTSLIFIPLYIQMCLSIPDNADYDTDNATDLHQYQNLDFVSWISQPATKFIIGLTFIVLIVYTLWQVYWMSKYGQSIGKRILKIWVIRTNGENPGFARNVILRELIYQILVIVFSLITLGIGYFVFMLVPAMVFIKKWNRRTFQDFMAGTIVVSTKNTVKDERIRITLPK